From Montipora foliosa isolate CH-2021 chromosome 6, ASM3666993v2, whole genome shotgun sequence, a single genomic window includes:
- the LOC138005652 gene encoding uncharacterized protein: MAEDAKSIRRTAKARFTRKRNELLKSIDADQGREMVEGNYVKLFEAWDIVESKHDLYTMYLTDEELEVAERWITELQDLFAEATALKIQYIQNSVRSEVVARETTLRHESEMKERAERERRAEKALIMRTKAQTVFDTICNNTKHFLDNNIGSHTLERSLKQIEDAYAECKIANDDVLDLADRDTAENAIKFAAQIQCRLDDMTEKLTSRIGPKDDQVARRETCTSTNFQLEKIKLPRFEGEIRAYPQFKRDFEKQIMPHLQSDNMSYVLRSCLGSDPATTVKSIDDDISEMWKRLDEKYGDPAKVADVIIDAIRRTRIIREGEEKRFVEFVEIVEDGYRDLKRLGLESEITTTSSVSIIEKKLPADIRRKWAEIVSADNSTVDKTNKFPSLLKFLRNQRGAIEYDTASLRVPAGPVKAVIHHTTAREEIDMKGQRMTQGKCLIHEGGKHSTEECKVYSSKSLDEKKTLLKEKNACWSCLKVGHRSRVCRAKKICNIKDCPLTHHQSLHEERQMPNMSSASGSTNVCNNTETDTCLLQVQKIKTKRGTVNVMWDNAASLCFVTNSKAKEQNLKGKKVDLSIIKIGAQDEKINTMKYILPLVDAQGQIVHIDAYGIDKITSDIESVSTENLANLFKGVSKDDIARPAGPVDVLIGYEYAAYHPQRTQNVGYLLLLENRFGLCIGGTHPSIKDEIKKHDLSYARVQHVIKVEDFYKIENLGVECVPRCGSCKCGHCAVGSKNYSIKEEKELELIEKNMKFDAQDNRWLAEYPWIKDPADLPDNRRVALAMLYSTERRLGKNTQHATVYDNQVRDMVQRGVARKLTKEELNNYKGPIHYISHHEVLKPDSKSTPVRIVFNSSANYMGHVLNEYWAKGPDLLNSLLGILVRFRENDVAFIDDIKKMYHTVKTTVLDQHTHRFLWRDMVTDRAPDTYVIQRVSFGDKPSATIATMALRKTAEMGSKQYPDAAKIVKHNTYMDDIIESTTDLPTAQKLMQDIETLIIKGGFQLKEWIFSRDSSNSKKSLPNESNVATEKVLGVNWDPIYDFLCFSAKLKFFSNRKHGIQKDNPSSDSKLTQPLTKRMILSQVNSMYDPLGLAGPFTVRAKILMRHLWANSEKLDWDDPIPEHNNQQWSAFFNELPEMNQVKFERCLKPSDAVCNPVLIIFCDASEDAYGSCAYVRWQRQGGGFACNLIVSKNRLAPTKKMSIDKIELCGAVLSKRLKSFIDKECRYTFQKCYYVVDSQIVHAMIQKSSYGFNTFAATRIGEIQGGTNVEDWYWCESKLNIADWLTRGKKPSEINLHSDWQEGPLFLKQPESEWPISRNYSEVRIPTTIMKVVHTVNVGVKDDLASRIKIERFSDYNRLLRVTARILKLYRREPKATIKNATQEITSKDVETAEVFWIKEAQRNMKNDIKNGTYRRLCPRLRDDGIYVISGRAEKWLEIGYNKEDIILLPYQHRFARLYCEYIHAKGHHGVLTTASKIRARFWITKLLKMIQSVKLNCVTCKKLDKKLSGQVMGNLPKERLKPAPPWYSTSIDLFGPFTIRDAVKKRTTSKAYGVIFNCIGTRAVYLDLAPDYSTESFLMVLRRFVSLRGYPSKVYSDNGAQLVAASQELKNVTKSWDWEKLKSFGVMEGFEWNFTPARQLRFNHKVLMKTCNNMTTVKITSIVAGFAIMSYSIYIRCSVILLLNPKADCGDLEFKIPVLVSNSALNPLVYTFLKRDIKKALKQLVKSTFKRPTTRPVKL, translated from the coding sequence ATGGCAGAAGACGCCAAAAGCATTCGGCGAACAGCCAAAGCAAGGTTTACCAGGAAGCGCAATGAACTCCTGAAGTCTATAGATGCCGACCAAGGACGAGAAATGGTCGAAGGTAATTACGTGAAGCTTTTCGAAGCATGGGACATTGTTGAAAGTAAACATGATCTATACACGATGTATTTAACTGATGAAGAACTGGAAGTCGCAGAGAGGTGGATTACCGAGTTACAGGACCTTTTCGCAGAAGCGACAGCGCTTAAAATCCAGTATATACAGAACTCAGTTAGATCAGAAGTTGTCGCGCGAGAGACCACATTACGTCATGAATCAGAAATGAAAGAGCGCGCGGAAAGAGAGAGAAGAGCAGAAAAAGCACTTATAATGCGTACGAAGGCGCAAACAGTTTTTGACACTATATGTAATAatacaaagcattttcttgataataacATTGGCTCACATACTCTAGAAAGGTCGTTAAAACAGATAGAAGATGCATATGCCGAGTGCAAAATTGCGAACGATGACGTTTTAGATTTAGCAGACCGAGACACGGCAGAAAACGCTATAAAATTTGCAGCCCAGATACAATGCCGGCTCGATGATATGACTGAAAAGCTCACGTCGCGAATCGGTCCGAAAGATGATCAAGTAGCGAGGAGGGAGACTTGCACATCCACCAACTTTCagttagaaaaaataaaattgccgCGATTTGAAGGAGAAATTCGCGCTTATCCACAATTCAAACgagactttgaaaaacaaatcatgcctCATCTACAAAGCGACAATATGTCCTACGTACTACGTTCATGCTTAGGTAGCGATCCTGCGACTACTGTTAAAAGCATTGACGACGATATCAGTGAAATGTGGAAAAGGCTAGATGAGAAGTATGGAGATCCAGCAAAAGTTGCAGATGTCATCATTGACGCAATACGGAGAACAAGAATTATAAGAGAAGGAGAAGAGAAGAGATTTGTCGAGTTCGTAGAGATCGTTGAAGATGGCTACAGAGATCTAAAAAGACTCGGTCTAGAATCGGAGATAACGACAACAAGCTCTGTCAGTATCATAGAAAAGAAACTACCGGCAGACATCCGACGCAAATGGGCCGAAATTGTGAGTGCTGATAACAGTACAGTTGATAAAACTAACAAATTTCCATCGCTTCTTAAATTCCTACGCAACCAACGTGGAGCCATAGAGTATGACACGGCCTCACTAAGAGTACCAGCCGGCCCAGTTAAAGCCGTAATTCACCATACAACTGCTAGGGAAGAAATCGATATGAAAGGCCAAAGAATGACGCAAGGTAAATGTTTAATTCATGAGGGTGGTAAGCATTCCACTGAGGAATGTAAAGTCTACTCGTCGAAGTCTCTTGACGAAAAGAAGACGCTactaaaagagaaaaatgctTGCTGGTCTTGTCTTAAGGTCGGACACCGATCTCGGGTATgcagagcgaagaaaatatgTAACATAAAAGATTGTCCACTTACACATCATCAGTCTCTGCACGAAGAAAGACAGATGCCAAACATGTCCAGCGCCTCTGGGTCAACTAACGTTTGTAACAATACAGAGACTGACACCTGCCTGTTACAAGTACAGAAGATAAAAACCAAAAGGGGAACGGTGAACGTAATGTGGGACAACGCAGCTTCTCTATGTTTCGTTACGAATTCCAAAGCTAAAGAACAAAATCTTAAAGGAAAGAAAGTAGATTTATCGATCATAAAGATAGGAGCCCAGGATGAGAAGATTAATACGATGAAATATATACTACCCTTAGTTGATGCACAAGGTCAAATAGTACACATTGACGCCTATGGTATTGATAAGATTACTTCAGACATCGAAAGCGTGAGCACGGAGAATctggcaaatttgttcaaaGGCGTGTCAAAGGACGATATTGCACGACCAGCGGGACCCGTCGACGTTTTGATTGGGTATGAGTATGCTGCGTATCATCCTCAAAGAACACAGAACGTTGGATACCTTCTGTTACTCGAGAATCGATTTGGTCTTTGTATCGGAGGAACACACCCGTCGATAAAAGACGAAATTAAAAAACATGACCTCAGTTACGCTCGAGTGCAGCATGTAATAAAAGTAGAAGACTTCTACAAAATAGAAAATCTTGGCGTTGAATGTGTTCCGCGTTGTGGAAGCTGCAAATGCGGACATTGTGCTGTCGGAAGTAAAAACTACAGCatcaaagaagaaaaggaactCGAGCTGATTGAGAAAAACATGAAGTTTGACGCTCAAGACAATAGATGGCTCGCGGAGTACCCATGGATTAAAGATCCAGCCGATCTTCCTGACAATAGACGAGTAGCTCTAGCCATGCTGTATTCTACTGAACGTAGACTGGGAAAGAATACCCAACATGCAACAGTATACGATAACCAAGTTCGAGATATGGTACAACGAGGGGTCGCTCGTAAACTCACCAAAGAGGAACTTAACAATTACAAAGGTCCCATCCATTACATTTCTCACCACGAGGTACTCAAACCAGACTCTAAATCTACTCCCGTTAGAATTGTGTTTAACAGTAGCGCAAACTACATGGGTCACGTACTTAATGAGTACTGGGCAAAGGGTCCAGACTTGCTTAACAGTCTGCTCGGAATACTTGTGCGATTTCGTGAAAATGACGTAGCTTTCATAGATGACATCAAGAAGATGTACCATACCGTTAAAACAACAGTACTAGATCAACACACGCACCGGTTTTTATGGAGGGACATGGTCACCGACAGAGCACCAGACACCTATGTGATACAAAGAGTTTCATTCGGAGATAAGCCCTCTGCAACCATAGCTACGATGGCCTTGCGTAAGACAGCAGAGATGGGAAGTAAGCAATATCCGGATGCagcaaaaatcgtgaaacacaACACATATATGGATGACATTATAGAAAGTACCACAGACCTTCCCACTGCGCAGAAATTAATGCAGGACATCGAGACCTTAATCATTAAAGGCGGATTTCAACTCAAGGAATGGATCTTTTCCCGTGACTCAAGCAATAGTAAAAAGTCTCTACCGAATGAGTCAAACGTAGCGACCGAAAAAGTGCTAGGAGTCAATTGGGACCCGATCTACGACTTTTTGTGCTTTTCAGCAAAGCTTAAATTCTTTTCGAATCGGAAACACGGAATACAGAAAGACAATCCTAGTAGCGATTCGAAGCTCACACAACCACTTACGAAGCGGATGATATTGTCACAAGTCAACAGTATGTACGACCCTCTAGGACTGGCAGGACCCTTCACAGTGCGGGCCAAAATCTTAATGCGACATTTATGGGCAAATAGTGAAAAGCTCGATTGGGACGATCCGATACCGGAACATAATAACCAACAATGGTCAGCATTCTTTAATGAATTACCTGAAAtgaatcaagtcaaatttgaGAGATGTTTAAAGCCTTCAGACGCGGTTTGCAATCCTGTTCTTATTATCTTCTGTGACGCTTCAGAGGACGCTTACGGCTCCTGCGCGTATGTACGATGGCAACGACAGGGCGGAGGGTTTGCGTGCAATTTGATTGTTTCTAAAAATCGTCTTgcaccaacaaaaaaaatgtccaTCGACAAAATAGAGCTGTGTGGAGCAGTGTTAAGTAAGCGGCTTAAATCCTTCATTGATAAAGAATGTAGATACACTTTTCAGAAATGCTACTACGTAGTCGACTCGCAGATAGTACACGCAATGATACAGAAAAGCTCCTACGGTTTCAACACCTTCGCCGCTACACGAATTGGTGAAATTCAGGGAGGAACCAACGTCGAGGATTGGTATTGGTGCGAGAgcaaacttaacattgcagatTGGTTGACTAGAGGAAAGAAGccaagtgaaattaatcttCACAGCGATTGGCAAGAAGGACCTCTCTTTCTCAAACAACCTGAAAGCGAGTGGCCTATTTCTCGTAATTATTCTGAAGTAAGAATACCTACGACAATTATGAAGGTAGTCCACACAGTGAATGTAGGTGTTAAAGACGACTTGGCTTCTAGAATCAAGATCGAACGATTCTCAGATTACAACCGTCTACTGAGAGTGACAGCAAGGATCTTAAAGCTTTATCGCAGAGAACCCAAGGCAACCATTAAGAACGCAACACAGGAAATAACAAGTAAAGATGTAGAGACAGCGGAGGTATTCTGGATCAAAGAGGCACAACGAAATATGAAGAACGATATAAAGAATGGTACTTACAGACGTTTGTGTCCTCGATTACGAGATGATGGCATATATGTGATAAGTGGCCGTGCTGAAAAATGGCTAGAAATCGGATACAACAAGGAAGATATCATACTCCTACCATATCAGCATCGATTTGCTCGACTTTACTGCGAGTACATTCATGCTAAGGGGCATCACGGAGTTCTTACAACTGCAAGCAAGATCCGTGCAAGGTTCTGGATAACCAAATTACTTAAAATGATCCAATCTGTAAAGCTCAACTGTGTGACATGTAAGAAACTTGACAAGAAACTATCCGGACAAGTGATGGGAAACCTTCCTAAGGAACGACTCAAACCAGCACCCCCCTGGTATTCCACATCAATTGACTTATTTGGACCCTTCACGATCCGTGACGCAGTTAAGAAGCGTACTACGTCAAAAGCGTATGGGGTGATCTTTAATTGCATTGGAACCAGAGCTGTATATTTGGACCTTGCGCCAGACTACAGCACAGAAAGTTTTCTTATGGTGTTGCGTAGATTTGTCTCACTTAGAGGATATCCATCAAAGGTCT
- the LOC138005653 gene encoding uncharacterized protein has product MAEDAKSIRRTAKARFTRKRNELLKSIDADQGREMVEGNYVKLFEAWDIVESKHDLYTMYLTDEELEVAERWITELQDLFAEATALKIQYIQNSVRSEVVARETTLRHESEMKERAERERRAEKALIMRTKAQTVFDTICNNTKHFLDNNIGSHTLERSLKQIEDAYAECKIANDDVLDLADRDTAENAIKFAAQIQCRLDDMTEKLTSRIGPKDDQVARRETCTSTNFQLEKIKLPRFEGEIRAYPQFKRDFEKQIMPHLQSDNMSYVLRSCLGSDPATTVKSIDDDISEMWKRLDEKYGDPAKVADVIIDAIRRTRIIREGEEKRFVEFVEIVEDGYRDLKRLGLESEITTTSSVSIIEKKLPADIRRKWAEIVSADNSTVDKTNKFPSLLKFLRNQRGAIEYDTASLRVPAGPVKAVIHHTTAREEIDMKGQRMTQGKCLIHEGGKHSTEECKVYSSKSLDEKKTLLKEKNACWSCLKVGHRSRVCRAKKICNIKDCPLTHHQSLHEERQMPNMSSASGSTNVCNNTETDTCLLQVQKIKTKRGTVNVMWDNAASLRFVTNSKAKEQNLKGKKVDLSIIKIGAQDEKINTMKYILPLVDAQGQIVHIDAYGIDKITSDIESVSTENLANLFKGVSKDDIARPAGPVDVLIGYEYAAYHPQRTQNVGYLLLLENRFGLCIGGTHPSIKDEIKKHDLSYARVQHVIKVEDFYKIENLGVECVPRCGSCKCGHCAVGSKNYSIKEEKELELIEKNMKFDAQDNRWLAEYPWIKDPADLPDNRRVALAMLYSTERRLGKNTQHATVYDNQVRDMVQRGVARKLTKEELNNYKGPIHYISHHENVY; this is encoded by the coding sequence ATGGCAGAAGACGCCAAAAGCATTCGGCGAACAGCCAAAGCAAGGTTTACCAGGAAGCGCAATGAACTCCTGAAGTCTATAGATGCCGACCAAGGACGAGAAATGGTCGAAGGTAATTACGTGAAGCTTTTCGAAGCATGGGACATTGTTGAAAGTAAACATGATCTATACACGATGTATTTAACTGATGAAGAACTGGAAGTCGCAGAGAGGTGGATTACCGAGTTACAGGACCTTTTCGCAGAAGCGACAGCGCTTAAAATCCAGTATATACAGAACTCAGTTAGATCAGAAGTTGTCGCGCGAGAGACCACATTACGTCATGAATCAGAAATGAAAGAGCGCGCGGAAAGAGAGAGAAGAGCAGAAAAAGCACTTATAATGCGTACGAAGGCGCAAACAGTTTTTGACACTATATGTAATAatacaaagcattttcttgataataacATTGGCTCACATACTCTAGAAAGGTCGTTAAAACAGATAGAAGATGCATATGCCGAGTGCAAAATTGCGAACGATGACGTTTTAGATTTAGCAGACCGAGACACGGCAGAAAACGCTATAAAATTTGCAGCCCAGATACAATGCCGGCTCGATGATATGACTGAAAAGCTCACGTCGCGAATCGGTCCGAAAGATGATCAAGTAGCGAGGAGGGAGACTTGCACATCCACCAACTTTCagttagaaaaaataaaattgccgCGATTTGAAGGAGAAATTCGCGCTTATCCACAATTCAAACgagactttgaaaaacaaatcatgcctCATCTACAAAGCGACAATATGTCCTACGTACTACGTTCATGCTTAGGTAGCGATCCTGCGACTACTGTTAAAAGCATTGACGACGATATCAGTGAAATGTGGAAAAGGCTAGATGAGAAGTATGGAGATCCAGCAAAAGTTGCAGATGTCATCATTGACGCAATACGGAGAACAAGAATTATAAGAGAAGGAGAAGAGAAGAGATTTGTCGAGTTCGTAGAGATCGTTGAAGATGGCTACAGAGATCTAAAAAGACTCGGTCTAGAATCGGAGATAACGACAACAAGCTCTGTCAGTATCATAGAAAAGAAACTACCGGCAGACATCCGACGCAAATGGGCCGAAATTGTGAGTGCTGATAACAGTACAGTTGATAAAACTAACAAATTTCCATCGCTTCTTAAATTCCTACGCAACCAACGTGGAGCCATAGAGTATGACACGGCCTCACTAAGAGTACCAGCCGGCCCAGTTAAAGCCGTAATTCACCATACAACTGCTAGGGAAGAAATCGATATGAAAGGCCAAAGAATGACGCAAGGTAAATGTTTAATTCATGAGGGTGGTAAGCATTCCACTGAGGAATGTAAAGTCTACTCGTCGAAGTCTCTTGACGAAAAGAAGACGCTactaaaagagaaaaatgctTGCTGGTCTTGTCTTAAGGTCGGACACCGATCTCGGGTATgcagagcgaagaaaatatgTAACATAAAAGATTGTCCACTTACACATCATCAGTCTCTGCACGAAGAAAGACAGATGCCAAACATGTCCAGCGCCTCTGGGTCAACTAACGTTTGTAACAATACAGAGACTGACACCTGCCTGTTACAAGTACAGAAGATAAAAACCAAAAGGGGAACGGTGAACGTAATGTGGGACAACGCAGCTTCTCTGCGTTTCGTTACGAATTCCAAAGCTAAAGAACAAAATCTTAAAGGAAAGAAAGTAGATTTATCGATCATAAAGATAGGAGCCCAGGATGAGAAGATTAATACGATGAAATATATACTACCCTTAGTTGATGCACAAGGTCAAATAGTACACATTGACGCCTATGGTATTGATAAGATTACTTCAGACATCGAAAGCGTGAGCACGGAGAATctggcaaatttgttcaaaGGCGTGTCAAAGGACGATATTGCACGACCAGCGGGACCCGTCGACGTTTTGATTGGGTATGAGTATGCTGCGTATCATCCTCAAAGAACACAGAACGTTGGATACCTTCTGTTACTCGAGAATCGATTTGGTCTTTGTATCGGAGGAACACACCCGTCGATAAAAGACGAAATTAAAAAACATGACCTCAGTTACGCTCGAGTGCAGCATGTAATAAAAGTAGAAGACTTCTACAAAATAGAAAATCTTGGCGTTGAATGTGTTCCGCGTTGTGGAAGCTGCAAATGCGGACATTGTGCTGTCGGAAGTAAAAACTACAGCatcaaagaagaaaaggaactCGAGCTGATTGAGAAAAACATGAAGTTTGACGCTCAAGACAATAGATGGCTCGCGGAGTACCCATGGATTAAAGATCCAGCCGATCTTCCTGACAATAGACGAGTAGCTCTAGCCATGCTGTATTCTACTGAACGTAGACTGGGAAAGAATACCCAACATGCAACAGTATACGATAACCAAGTTCGAGATATGGTACAACGAGGGGTCGCTCGTAAACTCACCAAAGAGGAACTTAACAATTACAAAGGTCCCATCCATTACATTTCTCACCACGAGAATGTATATTAA